In Elaeis guineensis isolate ETL-2024a chromosome 1, EG11, whole genome shotgun sequence, a genomic segment contains:
- the LOC105039243 gene encoding BTB/POZ domain-containing protein At3g05675: protein MEGVDESERKQPLVPCSSKEKKGKQTFKVPIRIGDRATSDVIVRLRTDEGRDNWFYCHSQILIEKSKYFADRLSEDWPTCQILDSRNCVEVYCREVEFNFHVSALRLFYVTEPHTWHGVRNTLGILQVADHLGCHQMARDCIDYLEAVPWEEAEEEEILRTIPHLGSQYEQILARLQPVDPTAVLGIFISAIRFATSSPPPSMRELKSSAQDQLEYMLTEDDDVPILAFDNEIMKFEVKTCVRDLLNRFNHLIESFLSTSLDMNRIQDLQSLLSDISWICQILSKMEMMKELIHYWVDASVNIVKSVEQANANDDMLDARLKVVEVASKVLEAAGFGNVILPPAKRLHVVKVWLPFVQRTRPLVGQVHPDDEEVSSVRIDSEIWQNLESAFVSIVLTLPSQDQAEILAEWLRSEHVRYPDLTEAFEVWCYRSKIAKRRLASLGGLGTMT, encoded by the exons ATGGAGGGCGTCGACGAATCGGAGCGGAAGCAGCCGCTGGTCCCTTGCTCTTCGAAGGAAAAGAAG GGCAAACAAACATTCAAGGTTCCAATCAGGATTGGTGATCGTGCAACTAGTGATGTAATTGTCAGGCTAAGGACTGATGAAGGGCGTGATAATTGGTTCTACTGTCATTCACAGATTCTCATAGAGAAGAGCAAGTATTTTGCTGATCGCCTTTCTGAGGACTGGCCAACATGCCAGATCCTTGATTCTCGAAATTGTGTTGAAGTATACTGCCGAGAAGTGGAGTTCAACTTTCATGTCAGTGCCCTCCGGCTCTTCTACGTAACAGAGCCACACACTTGGCATGGTGTAAGGAACACACTCGGCATCCTCCAGGTTGCTGACCACCTGGGCTGTCACCAGATGGCTCGTGATTGTATTGACTACTTGGAAGCTGTACCCTGGGAGGAGGCTGAGGAAGAGGAGATATTGAGGACCATCCCTCATCTGGGTTCACAATATGAGCAGATCCTTGCACGCCTTCAGCCTGTCGACCCAACAGCAGTGCTTGGGATTTTCATCTCAGCCATCCGTTTTGCTACATCATCACCCCCTCCATCTATGCGAGAGCTAAAGTCTTCCGCTCAAGACCAGCTTGAGTATATGCTCACTGAGGATGATGATGTCCCTATTCTGGCCTTCGACAATGAGATAATGAAATTCGAAGTCAAAACTTGTGTGAGGGATCTTTTAAACAGATTCAATCACCTGATAGAATCTTTCTTGAGCACATCTCTAGACATGAACAGGATACAGGACCTGCAATCCCTTCTGTCTGACATCTCATGGATTTGTCAGATTTTAAGTAAGATGGAAATGATGAAGGAGCTGATTCATTATTGGGTGGATGCATCTGTCAACATAGTAAAATCTGTTGAGCAAGCGAACGCAAATGATGACATGCTGGACGCTAGATTGAAAGTGGTTGAAGTGGCCTCCAAGGTTTTGGAGGCAGCAGGGTTCGGGAATGTCATACTTCCACCTGCAAAGAGGCTTCATGTGGTGAAGGTTTGGCTTCCATTTGTGCAGAGAACAAGACCTTTGGTGGGGCAAGTTCATCCTGATGACGAGGAGGTGTCATCGGTTAGGATAGACAGTGAAATCTGGCAGAATTTGGAATCAGCGTTTGTTTCAATTGTGCTTACCTTGCCATCACAGGACCAAGCGGAGATCCTGGCAGAATGGCTGAGGTCCGAACATGTCCGATACCCAGACCTGACAGAGGCATTTGAAGTCTGGTGTTATAGGTCTAAGATTGCCAAGAGGAGGCTCGCATCATTAGGTGGTCTTGGCACCATGACTTAA
- the LOC105039244 gene encoding probable receptor-like serine/threonine-protein kinase At5g57670 isoform X1, whose translation MDSTEERALSSKILVGISLDARASSELLSWAVGNAAHPNDTIVALHVLVGKGEKKINSDMTRLRQAKAFVISMLGEFTEICETKQVKLEAKVRSSSSIGRGLTAEAALIDANFLLVGGSRNSSQRNSYEITKYCLKYAPEGCSVIAVGKQGLPQNDTYLDSLTCEENQSLSSRWNSKNLHVGKALSPLQKLFGSNSKIEKRNSSRQSICEKSSPRAVLDGPEGENAAPEECFSPSSNETSSRSRTGIWRRLSIAKLFFRSTEHLAGKETDGCSTYTEDQKPSWRCFSYEEISRATNNFHPENMVGRGGYAEVFKGKLYNGQAVAVKRLAKGNTCEQKEKEFLAELGIIGHVCHPNTAFLIGCCIENGLHLIFDFSPNGSLASALHGKNGEFLEWPVRYKIAIGTARGLHYLHKCCRRRIIHRDIKASNVLLGPEFEPQISDFGLAKWLPKQWTHHCVIPIEGTFGYLAPEYFMHGIVDEKTDVFAFGVLLLEIVTGRRPVDSSKQSLLLWAKPLIDTGRVDELADPKLEGKYDLDQLQKLVLTASYCVRQTSIWRPSMSEVLQLLTDCDDSKVAESWRMPESQIDEMDDWSLGTDFCYPY comes from the exons ATGGATTCCACAGAGGAGCGTGCTCTTTCCAGCAAAATACTTGTTGGTATCTCACTTGACGCACGAGCTAGCAGTGAGCTTCTTTCGTGGGCAGTTGGAAATGCAGCTCATCCAAATGACACCATTGTTGCCTTGCATGTTCTCG TTgggaaaggagagaagaaaatTAACTCTGATATGACTAGATTGCGCCAAGCAAAGGCCTTTGTGATTTCCATGCTTGGAGAGTTCACTGAGATCTGTGAAACTAAGCAG GTGAAGTTGGAGGCGAAGGTCAGGAGCAGCTCGAGCATTGGAAGGGGTCTTACTGCTgaggcagctttgatcgatgccAACTTTCTTCTCGTTGGCGGTTCAAGGAATTCATCCCAAAG AAATTCTTATGAAATCACAAAGTATTGCCTCAAGTATGCTCCCGAAGGCTGCTCGGTTATCGCTGTTGGAAAACAAGGTCTGCCTCAAAATGACACTTATTTGGATTCTCTAACATGTGAAG AAAACCAATCTTTGAGCTCGAGGTGGAACAGCAAAAACCTCCATGTGGGTAAGGCTCTATCCCCTCTGCAAAAGCTTTTTGGGTCAAATTCCAAGATAGAGAAGAGGAATTCATCCCGTCAAAGTATCTGTGAGAAAAGCTCACCTAGAGCTGTTCTAGATGGACCTGAGGGAGAGAACGCTGCTCCAGAGGAATGCTTTAGTCCTTCTAGCAATGAGACTAGCAGTCGCAGCCGCACCGGCATTTGGAGGCGCCTTTCTATTGCCAAGCTATTCTTTCGCTCAACAGAGCACTTGGCTGGAAAGGAGACCGATGGGTGTTCGACCTATACTGAAGACCAGAAGCCTTCTTGGAGATGCTTTAGCTAtgaagagatttctcgtgctacAAATAACTTCCACCCTG AAAATATGGTTGGTAGAGGAGGATATGCAGAAGTATTTAAAGGAAAACTCTATAACGGCCAAGCTGTAGCAGTGAAGCGATTGGCTAAAGGCAACACCTGTGAGCAAAAAGAGAAAGAATTCCTTGCAGAACTAGGCATAATTGGGCATGTATGCCATCCAAACACAGCCTTCCTGATAGGCTGCTGCATCGAGAATGGACTTCATCTGATATTTGATTTCTCTCCTAATGGAAGCTTGGCATCAGCTTTGCATG GTAAAAATGGCGAGTTTCTCGAGTGGCCAGTGAGATATAAGATAGCCATAGGGACTGCTAGAGGGCTGCACTACCTTCACAAATGCTGCAGAAGGAGAATTATTCACCGTGATATCAAGGCCTCCAATGTTCTCCTTGGGCCAGAATTTGAACCCCAG ATTTCAGATTTTGGACTGGCAAAATGGCTTCCAAAACAATGGACTCATCACTGTGTCATCCCAATAGAGGGCACTTTTGG GTATTTGGCACCGGAGTACTTCATGCATGGGATTGTTGATGAGAAGACTGATGTTTTTGCCTTTGGGGTTCTGTTATTGGAGATTGTTACCGGCAGGAGGCCTGTGGATTCATCAAAGCAAAGCCTACTCCTCTGG GCCAAGCCACTTATAGACACTGGGAGAGTAGATGAACTTGCTGACCCAAAGCTCGAAGGTAAATATGACCTGGACCAGTTGCAGAAATTGGTGCTCACTGCTTCCTACTGCGTGAGACAGACATCTATCTGGCGTCCATCCATGAGTGAG GTATTACAGCTCCTAACGGACTGCGACGACTCGAAAGTAGCAGAAAGCTGGAGGATGCCTGAAAGCCAGATTGATGAGATGGATGATTGGAGTTTGGGTACAGACTTCTGTTATCCCTACTAG
- the LOC105039245 gene encoding zinc finger protein CONSTANS-LIKE 3 — protein sequence MASEMERAKGGFWGFAARRCDSCKGSPALLFCRADSAYLCGTCDSRVHGANKLASRHERVWMCEVCEQAPASVTCKADAAALCVTCDADIHSANPLARRHERVPVVPFLEPVATALKSAGGGEGFLFKGVDDCDEEENEAEEAEAASWLLPSPTPPNPNPKGGMLEAPELKTADYFFSDVDPYLDLDYASSMDARFHQTDSVVPVQAKTVGGPPPPPLLAPDGGLDLDFTQSKPSYSSYTAHSLSHSVSSSEVGVVPDGRYGGGGGAMADVTNPYGSGGRAGNPAAQMDREARVMRYREKRKNRRFEKTIRYASRKAYAETRPRIKGRFAKRTEIEAEVDRIYSAAAAAAFMVDHGYGVVPSF from the exons atggcaagCGAGATGGAACGAGCGAAGGGAGGGTTTTGGGGGTTTGCGGCGAGGAGGTGCGACTCGTGCAAGGGGTCGCCGGCGCTGCTGTTCTGCCGGGCGGACTCGGCGTACCTTTGCGGCACGTGCGACTCGCGCGTGCACGGGGCGAACAAGCTGGCGTCGCGGCACGAGCGGGTGTGGATGTGCGAGGTCTGCGAGCAGGCGCCGGCCAGTGTCACATGCAAGGCAGACGCCGCCGCGCTCTGCGTCACCTGCGACGCCGACATCCACTCCGCCAACCCCCTCGCCCGCCGCCACGAGCGCGTCCCCGTCGTCCCCTTCCTCGAACCCGTCGCCACCGCCCTCAAGTCCGCCGGCGGCGGCGAGGGGTTCCTCTTCAAGGGCGTCGACGACTGCGACGAGGAGGAGAACGAGGCGGAGGAAGCGGAGGCCGCGTCGTGGCTCCTACCAAGTCCTACTCCCCCGAACCCTAACCCCAAAGGGGGGATGTTGGAGGCGCCGGAGCTGAAAACGGCGGACTACTTCTTCTCAGATGTGGATCCGTACCTGGATCTGGACTACGCCTCCTCCATGGACGCCCGATTCCACCAGACCGACAGCGTCGTCCCCGTCCAGGCCAAGACCGTCGGCGGCCCGCCACCTCCGCCCCTCCTCGCGCCTGATGGCGGCCTGGATCTCGATTTCACCCAATCCAAGCCCTCCTACAGTTCCTACACGGCCCATTCCCTGAGCCACAGC GTGTCCTCGTCGGAGGTAGGGGTGGTGCCGGATGGTAGatacggcggcggcggcggcgcgaTGGCGGACGTGACGAACCCGTACGGCAGCGGGGGTAGGGCGGGGAATCCGGCGGCACAGATGGACCGGGAGGCGCGGGTGATGAGGTACCGAGAGAAGCGAAAGAACCGGCGGTTCGAGAAGACGATCCGGTACGCGTCGCGGAAGGCCTACGCTGAGACGCGGCCAAGGATCAAGGGGCGGTTCGCCAAGCGAACGGAGATCGAAGCGGAGGTCGACCGTATCTACTCCGCCGCGGCAGCGGCGGCGTTCATGGTGGACCATGGTTACGGCGTCGTGCCGTCCTTCTGA
- the LOC105039244 gene encoding probable receptor-like serine/threonine-protein kinase At5g57670 isoform X2, with amino-acid sequence MDSTEERALSSKILVGISLDARASSELLSWAVGNAAHPNDTIVALHVLVGKGEKKINSDMTRLRQAKAFVISMLGEFTEICETKQVKLEAKVRSSSSIGRGLTAEAALIDANFLLVGGSRNSSQRNSYEITKYCLKYAPEGCSVIAVGKQGLPQNDTYLDSLTCEENQSLSSRWNSKNLHVDGPEGENAAPEECFSPSSNETSSRSRTGIWRRLSIAKLFFRSTEHLAGKETDGCSTYTEDQKPSWRCFSYEEISRATNNFHPENMVGRGGYAEVFKGKLYNGQAVAVKRLAKGNTCEQKEKEFLAELGIIGHVCHPNTAFLIGCCIENGLHLIFDFSPNGSLASALHGKNGEFLEWPVRYKIAIGTARGLHYLHKCCRRRIIHRDIKASNVLLGPEFEPQISDFGLAKWLPKQWTHHCVIPIEGTFGYLAPEYFMHGIVDEKTDVFAFGVLLLEIVTGRRPVDSSKQSLLLWAKPLIDTGRVDELADPKLEGKYDLDQLQKLVLTASYCVRQTSIWRPSMSEVLQLLTDCDDSKVAESWRMPESQIDEMDDWSLGTDFCYPY; translated from the exons ATGGATTCCACAGAGGAGCGTGCTCTTTCCAGCAAAATACTTGTTGGTATCTCACTTGACGCACGAGCTAGCAGTGAGCTTCTTTCGTGGGCAGTTGGAAATGCAGCTCATCCAAATGACACCATTGTTGCCTTGCATGTTCTCG TTgggaaaggagagaagaaaatTAACTCTGATATGACTAGATTGCGCCAAGCAAAGGCCTTTGTGATTTCCATGCTTGGAGAGTTCACTGAGATCTGTGAAACTAAGCAG GTGAAGTTGGAGGCGAAGGTCAGGAGCAGCTCGAGCATTGGAAGGGGTCTTACTGCTgaggcagctttgatcgatgccAACTTTCTTCTCGTTGGCGGTTCAAGGAATTCATCCCAAAG AAATTCTTATGAAATCACAAAGTATTGCCTCAAGTATGCTCCCGAAGGCTGCTCGGTTATCGCTGTTGGAAAACAAGGTCTGCCTCAAAATGACACTTATTTGGATTCTCTAACATGTGAAG AAAACCAATCTTTGAGCTCGAGGTGGAACAGCAAAAACCTCCATGTGG ATGGACCTGAGGGAGAGAACGCTGCTCCAGAGGAATGCTTTAGTCCTTCTAGCAATGAGACTAGCAGTCGCAGCCGCACCGGCATTTGGAGGCGCCTTTCTATTGCCAAGCTATTCTTTCGCTCAACAGAGCACTTGGCTGGAAAGGAGACCGATGGGTGTTCGACCTATACTGAAGACCAGAAGCCTTCTTGGAGATGCTTTAGCTAtgaagagatttctcgtgctacAAATAACTTCCACCCTG AAAATATGGTTGGTAGAGGAGGATATGCAGAAGTATTTAAAGGAAAACTCTATAACGGCCAAGCTGTAGCAGTGAAGCGATTGGCTAAAGGCAACACCTGTGAGCAAAAAGAGAAAGAATTCCTTGCAGAACTAGGCATAATTGGGCATGTATGCCATCCAAACACAGCCTTCCTGATAGGCTGCTGCATCGAGAATGGACTTCATCTGATATTTGATTTCTCTCCTAATGGAAGCTTGGCATCAGCTTTGCATG GTAAAAATGGCGAGTTTCTCGAGTGGCCAGTGAGATATAAGATAGCCATAGGGACTGCTAGAGGGCTGCACTACCTTCACAAATGCTGCAGAAGGAGAATTATTCACCGTGATATCAAGGCCTCCAATGTTCTCCTTGGGCCAGAATTTGAACCCCAG ATTTCAGATTTTGGACTGGCAAAATGGCTTCCAAAACAATGGACTCATCACTGTGTCATCCCAATAGAGGGCACTTTTGG GTATTTGGCACCGGAGTACTTCATGCATGGGATTGTTGATGAGAAGACTGATGTTTTTGCCTTTGGGGTTCTGTTATTGGAGATTGTTACCGGCAGGAGGCCTGTGGATTCATCAAAGCAAAGCCTACTCCTCTGG GCCAAGCCACTTATAGACACTGGGAGAGTAGATGAACTTGCTGACCCAAAGCTCGAAGGTAAATATGACCTGGACCAGTTGCAGAAATTGGTGCTCACTGCTTCCTACTGCGTGAGACAGACATCTATCTGGCGTCCATCCATGAGTGAG GTATTACAGCTCCTAACGGACTGCGACGACTCGAAAGTAGCAGAAAGCTGGAGGATGCCTGAAAGCCAGATTGATGAGATGGATGATTGGAGTTTGGGTACAGACTTCTGTTATCCCTACTAG